Below is a genomic region from Treponema sp. J25.
TTCGGGCCCAGGCCCGGCGACTTCGGGCGCAACAAAAGGTAGAAATCATATTTATCGATTATCTTACCCTCATTACCTCTGAAAACTATCAACTCCCCCGGCATGAACAGATTGCAGAAATTTCCCGGTCCTTAAAGAGTCTGGCCCGGGAACTGGATATTCCCATCGTGGCCCTTTCTCAGGTACGCCGGGATGCGGAGGGGAAACGGCCAACCCTGTCGGATATTCGGGAGTCCGGCTCCATCGAACAGGATGCGGATGTGGTGATGTTTCTGCATCGGGAACGGGAAACGGAAAAACGCCCCGATGCGGAGCGTTCCCGGGCCATTACCACGGAACTTATCGTCGCCAAACAACGCAATGGTCCGGTAGGTACCGTAGAAATTGTATTCCTTCCGAGTTACACAAAATTTGAAAATTTAACTCGAAGTGCCTAAAATACTGTTATGGGATTTAAAGATCAATACGACTTTGAACAACTGGTAAATGAAGCGGAACGGCTCGTGATTGATGAACTGGAACGCCAACTGGATGCGCTTTCTGAGCCAGTTTGTCGCTGCGAAGATTGTGTGCTTGACATGGCTACCCTCGCGTTAAATGCGGTAAAACCGCTGTATCGGGTCTCGCTCCTTGGTTCTTTGTATGCGGCCCACGCAATGGATGAAGCATCCTACGCCGAAAGTCTCCGAAAGGCCGTTGCCGCGGCAATCCAAAGGGTGCGGGAAAACCCCTCCCACGATTAAGGGAATACCCTTCCTCTTTGGAGGTAGCCGCTGCGTTTCGTTTTTTCAGGCCCTGAAGCTTCATTGTATCCAGGGACGTTCTTCCGCATCAGAAGCCGGTGAGCGTTTTGGTACTATGGGGGGGGACCGGTAGACTTCCTGATGCCCCAAAAAGTGTCAATCCCCTTACTCTATCTCTGGCCGTAGCAGGTTCTGTACCGAAAGATAGGGCCCAAAGCGGAGGGAAGGGAAGGGTTCTGCCTGCGGGTTTGTCTCGTATTCGGTAAGAGTTTTTTCATAAATTCGGTAGGGAAGTATGGTAACCGCTACTTCATCGGCTTTAAGACCATGGATATGGAATTCAAGCTGATCGCCGTTTTTCCCGGAAAACCAGGCAGAAAGTTCTGCCTGGGGATTCGCCTCATCCGCTTTCAGGAGCAAATAGTATTTGATAGCTTCGATGATGAGGGGATCCAGTCCTGCATGGACTACCATGATTCGATCGATTGCCTCGGGGTATCCAATAACCAGTTCTGAATCTTCCATGAGGGGATACCCTCCCTTTTTGTATTTTAGGTAAAAGGAGGAACGATCAAACTCAGGGATCACCTGGAGCCTTAGGCGATGACTGGGCCATTCGATGATAATCGGAAACTCAGGCTTAAGACGGGTATCACAGGAAGGACACACCACCGTAAGAAAGGTCCCCTGATACAATTCATCGATGCGACCTTTTTCTGTATCCAGGTTAATTTTTTCCGGTATTTCCACATTAAAAACATACTCACATTGACAGGTAATCTGATGCTGCGCCATAGATCCTCCTTTTATTGCTTAAATAAAAATGCCACATCTCCAAAGAGAGAAAAAATCAAAAGGGTGAAAATAAATAAGGTCCCAAGCATCTGAAAGGCATAGACAAGTTTTGGATGCAGGGGTTTACGAAAAATTCCCTCGATAAGAAACAGTACGAAAAGACCCCCATCGAGGGCAGGAATGGGGAGCAAGTTCATGATGGCGAGGGATATAGATATAAGAGCAAGGAAGCTTGCCACCGATATGAATGCCGTTTCAAACCCTTCGCCGATACTTTCGGTGGCCACGTCTCCTACCATGTAGGTAATGCGAACAGGACCAGAAAGGGCCTTGCTTAAATCCACCCCCCTAAAGAGAATCGCGAGACTTTTTACAGAAACCTGTAGGGTTTTTATCGTTTCGGTGGTTCCCCGCCACAGGGCTTCTGCTACATTGGAAGCCCTCTTTCGGTACCGAAGGCCTTCAAAACTGATGCCTATATTGGGATTCCCTCCTTCATCATAGGAGAGGACCAGTTCTTTTGTCAGGATAGTTCCATTTCGTTCAATAGTAAGGGGAAGCACTTCAGGCTTGTTTTTTAGTATACGATAAAGAGCCGCAGAATAGGGAAGCGGTTCCCCTGCGGCTTGCAGGATACGGTCCCCTTTTTGTAATCCCCCAATAGCCGCAGCACTGTGGGCTGCCACAGCAGCAATCCGCGGTTCCCCCCAGAAGTAGATCCCAATTTTCCCAGACCCTGTGGCGGGATCTAGCTGGGGTGTTATCTGATAGGTAAACACCGAACCCTCTCGCTCTACGGTAAAATTCAAGGTTTTTCCTGGATTTGTGGAAACCCACTCCTGAATGTCCAGGGCATTGGTAACGGTTTTCCCATTTATGGCAGTGATGCGATCGCCCGTTTTAAGACCCGCCTGGTTTGCCGGATAGTCGTTTTTTTGGTCAATATCAGAAGCGAGCACAATCCGGTTATCCATGGTATGGACAGTGAATCCAATACCCCACACTATAGAAAGCAAACATACTGCAAAAAGGGCGTTAAAAAAGGGTCCCGCCAGGGCCACAATAATTCTTCGCCAGGGAGAGGCTCCATAAAAGCTTCCTGTTTCTCGCGGGATGTGAGAGAGGTCGTGGGTAAGGGCCTCTTTAAACTCATCTTCCCCCTTCATTTTGCAGTATCCACCGACGGGAAAAACTCCAATTCGATATTCAACCTGACCAATTTTCCGTTTCCATAGGGGTTTTCCCCACCCGATGGAAAAAGCCTCCACATCGATTCCCACAAGCCGGGCCGCTAAGAAGTGGCCCAACTCATGAACAAAGACTACGATTCCGAGTCCCACCAGACCGACTAAAATCTTCACTATCATGAAAAGGCACTCCTTATTTCTCGGATATTTTTTGTGAGAAGGTGAATGCAAGATCCCGTGCCTTCTGGTCAGCATCGAGGATATCATCTAAATTAGTGTCACAACCAATCCAGTCTCGCTGTAAAATTTCTTCAGTAAGGGCAGGAATGTCGATGAACCGGAGGGCCCCCTTCACAAAGAGTTCTACCGCCACTTCATTTGCCGCGTTATATACCGCAGGATACACCCCTCCCTTACGAATAGCCTCGTAAGCAAGGGAAAGCATGGGGAATTTGTGGATATCCGGTGCTTCGAAGGTTAATGTTTCAAAGGGAATTTCAAGCCGTCCAAAGGGATTCTGCTCATGGGATGGCCAGAAAAGGGCGTTATGAATGGGAAGTCGCATATCCGGCTGGGATAATTGGGCATACAGAGCTCCATCAGAAAGCCGGATAAGGGAATGAACGATGCTTTGAGGATGAACCACCACTTTGATCTTTTCAGGGGGCATCGCAAAAAGCCGCACCGCTTCAATAACTTCAAGGCCCTTATTGGCAAGACTGGCCGAATCAATAGTAATTTTTCCACCCATTTTCCATGTGGGATGATTAAGGGCTTCCTGGGCAGTGATTTTGGCTAGTTCTTCTTTGGCGTAGCTGCGAAAGGGCCCACCGGAGGCGGTAAGAATCAATTCTTCCACCCGCTCTTTCCCATGGGCATTCACCAGATGAAACAGGGCCGAGTGTTCCGAATCGACGGGGAGGATGGCCACTCCCTGACGGCGGGCCTGATCAAACACCAGGGGGCCTGCCATGACGAGGGTTTCCTTGTTTGCCAGGGCAAGGGTAGCCCCTGCTTCAATGGCTTTTAAAGAAGGGAGGAGACCCGCAGCTCCAGCAATGCCATTTACGACGATATCAGGGTGACTTTCGTTAATTGCAGAAAGAAGTCCCTCTTGACCAAAGAATTGAATGGCCGCTCGTTTTGAATTACTAGGAGAAGACCCAGAAAGAGCAAGAAGCGCATCGGGAAAATCCTTCCCTATCCGCAGTAGCCCTTCCTCATCCCGATGGCTCGAAAGAAGAACCACCGAAAAAAAATCAGGGTGGGCCCTAATTACATCAAGGGCGTTTTTCCCTATGGAGCCGGTAGCTCCTAGAATAGCAACCCTTTTTTTCATAGCTACTCCTGAAAAAAGAACAGCCCCTGTTCTTGGGTGATTGTTTCGTATTTTTCGGCAGGCTGCCCCCCGTGTTCATCCCATTACTTTCCTGTTAGATTGAGAAAAGTATCCAATATAAAGCGTAATACACAGGGGCGGCAAGTACCAGGGAATCAATAGAATCCAGGATACCCCCGCGTCCGGGGATAAGCCCCCCTGAATCCTTGACGGAGCTGCTTCTTTTCATAGTCGATTCTGCTAAATCTCCTATAATGGCCATGATTCCTGTCCCCAGGCCAAGCAATGCTCCTGCCCCAAGAGAAGGAAGATTTCGAGGAACAAAGGCTGCAGGAAAAAGCAAAACCGCCCCTATCCCGATGCCAAGGGACGTTAAGAGCCCTCCGATAAAGCCGGCCACACTTTTGTTGGGACTAGCGGGAATAAGGCCCCGATTACCATTCCCCAGGGTCATCCCAATGGCCCAGGCAAGGGAATCATTGCCAAATACCATGAGTAAAAAGGTAAGCAAGACCACGGTGGGATGGGGCAAAAGGGTGAGTCGGATAAGCCAGATAAGAAAAAGCCCCGGGTATATCATTACCGATAAGCCTGAGGTAATACGATCAATGGTGAGTTCTATTTCTTTCTGTGAAGAAAAAATACGAGAAGAAATGAGCCAGGTGGCACCAAAAATAAAAGAAGCCGCCACCATCTCTCCGGGAACGCCAAAACTTACCGAAAGGGTGCTTGCCGCCGGAGCGAGGGCTCCCAGGATAAGGGCTTCCCAGGTTGGTAAGCTATAATGCTTTTTTGAAATCAGCCACGAGAATTCCAGAGCCCCAAGGGAACTTACCAGGACCACAATACAATTCACTGCCAGGTGATGATAATGGGGAAAAAACACCACAATCCCTACAATGAGGGGTAGGCCGACAAAAAAAATAAGAAGCCGTTCTATGAGTTTTTTTATATTCATAGGCCACCAAACCGTCGTTGTCGCTTTGAATAATCTTCAATGGCGGCGACGAGATCTTCCCGATCCCAGTCGGGCCATAGTTTATCAGAAAAATAATATTCACTATAGGCGGATTCCCAAAGGAGAAAGTTACTCGACCGTTTTTCTGAGGCAGTGCGAATAATAAGATCCGGATCAGGAATGTCAGGATTATCAAGATAGCTCTGAACCAGACTTTCAGTGATTGCTTCTTCGGGGACGCCATCTTTCACTATTTTTTTAATGGCCCGGACAATCTCGTCTCGTCCTCCATAATTAAAGGCAAGGATAACGGTCATGCCGGTATACGTACGGGTAAGGTCCGCTACAGTTTTGAGTTCCTGGGCTATGTCGGAAGGGAGTCCATCCAGGTTCCCCGCATGGCGGATCCGGATACTGTGTTGGACGTAAAAGTCAAGTTCTTTCATGAGATACTGCTTCACGAGTCCCATAAGGAACCCAACCTCATCCTGGGTTCGTTTCCAGTTTTCTGTGGAGAAGGTGTACAGCGTAAGATAGGAAATTCCTAATTCTCGAGCGGCCGCAACAATCCGCTTCGCCGCCTTAAGCCCCTCCAGGTGCCC
It encodes:
- a CDS encoding late competence development ComFB family protein, which codes for MGFKDQYDFEQLVNEAERLVIDELERQLDALSEPVCRCEDCVLDMATLALNAVKPLYRVSLLGSLYAAHAMDEASYAESLRKAVAAAIQRVRENPSHD
- a CDS encoding CpXC domain-containing protein — protein: MAQHQITCQCEYVFNVEIPEKINLDTEKGRIDELYQGTFLTVVCPSCDTRLKPEFPIIIEWPSHRLRLQVIPEFDRSSFYLKYKKGGYPLMEDSELVIGYPEAIDRIMVVHAGLDPLIIEAIKYYLLLKADEANPQAELSAWFSGKNGDQLEFHIHGLKADEVAVTILPYRIYEKTLTEYETNPQAEPFPSLRFGPYLSVQNLLRPEIE
- a CDS encoding site-2 protease family protein, which codes for MIVKILVGLVGLGIVVFVHELGHFLAARLVGIDVEAFSIGWGKPLWKRKIGQVEYRIGVFPVGGYCKMKGEDEFKEALTHDLSHIPRETGSFYGASPWRRIIVALAGPFFNALFAVCLLSIVWGIGFTVHTMDNRIVLASDIDQKNDYPANQAGLKTGDRITAINGKTVTNALDIQEWVSTNPGKTLNFTVEREGSVFTYQITPQLDPATGSGKIGIYFWGEPRIAAVAAHSAAAIGGLQKGDRILQAAGEPLPYSAALYRILKNKPEVLPLTIERNGTILTKELVLSYDEGGNPNIGISFEGLRYRKRASNVAEALWRGTTETIKTLQVSVKSLAILFRGVDLSKALSGPVRITYMVGDVATESIGEGFETAFISVASFLALISISLAIMNLLPIPALDGGLFVLFLIEGIFRKPLHPKLVYAFQMLGTLFIFTLLIFSLFGDVAFLFKQ
- the dxr gene encoding 1-deoxy-D-xylulose-5-phosphate reductoisomerase, which translates into the protein MKKRVAILGATGSIGKNALDVIRAHPDFFSVVLLSSHRDEEGLLRIGKDFPDALLALSGSSPSNSKRAAIQFFGQEGLLSAINESHPDIVVNGIAGAAGLLPSLKAIEAGATLALANKETLVMAGPLVFDQARRQGVAILPVDSEHSALFHLVNAHGKERVEELILTASGGPFRSYAKEELAKITAQEALNHPTWKMGGKITIDSASLANKGLEVIEAVRLFAMPPEKIKVVVHPQSIVHSLIRLSDGALYAQLSQPDMRLPIHNALFWPSHEQNPFGRLEIPFETLTFEAPDIHKFPMLSLAYEAIRKGGVYPAVYNAANEVAVELFVKGALRFIDIPALTEEILQRDWIGCDTNLDDILDADQKARDLAFTFSQKISEK
- a CDS encoding phosphatidate cytidylyltransferase, with the protein product MNIKKLIERLLIFFVGLPLIVGIVVFFPHYHHLAVNCIVVLVSSLGALEFSWLISKKHYSLPTWEALILGALAPAASTLSVSFGVPGEMVAASFIFGATWLISSRIFSSQKEIELTIDRITSGLSVMIYPGLFLIWLIRLTLLPHPTVVLLTFLLMVFGNDSLAWAIGMTLGNGNRGLIPASPNKSVAGFIGGLLTSLGIGIGAVLLFPAAFVPRNLPSLGAGALLGLGTGIMAIIGDLAESTMKRSSSVKDSGGLIPGRGGILDSIDSLVLAAPVYYALYWILFSI
- the uppS gene encoding polyprenyl diphosphate synthase; the protein is MSAIHVPPHVGIIMDGNGRWAVARNQNRTRGHLEGLKAAKRIVAAARELGISYLTLYTFSTENWKRTQDEVGFLMGLVKQYLMKELDFYVQHSIRIRHAGNLDGLPSDIAQELKTVADLTRTYTGMTVILAFNYGGRDEIVRAIKKIVKDGVPEEAITESLVQSYLDNPDIPDPDLIIRTASEKRSSNFLLWESAYSEYYFSDKLWPDWDREDLVAAIEDYSKRQRRFGGL